The Arachis ipaensis cultivar K30076 chromosome B07, Araip1.1, whole genome shotgun sequence genome includes a window with the following:
- the LOC107609777 gene encoding bet1-like protein At4g14600 isoform X2: protein MASNSHRAAPFYGVAAPFRSRDGLSTRAVSGTDEIQLRIDPFDLEDEITGLHTQVRRLKHVANEIGTEVKYQKDFLEQVVGRHIARLPVNNLELSIEMNYTSATGEQGGGYMQKAL from the exons ATGGCCTCCAATTCACACAGGGCGGCTCCTTTCTACGGCGTCGCTGCCCCTTTCCGGTCAAG AGATGGGCTTAGCACAAGGGCAGTATCGGGGACCGACGAGATCCAATTGCGAATTGATCCCTTCGACTTGGAGGACGAGATCACCGGTCTTCATACCCAAGTTCGAAGGTTGAAACAT GTTGCAAACGAGATAGGCACAGAAGTAAAGTATCAAAAGGATTTTTTGGAACAAGTG GTTGGTCGCCATATAGCTCGTCTGCCGGTGAATAACTTGGAGCTTTCCATCGAGATGAATTATACTTCGGCAACAGGAGAACAAGGGGGTGGGTACATGCAAAAGGCACTCTGA
- the LOC107609777 gene encoding bet1-like protein At4g14600 isoform X1: MASNSHRAAPFYGVAAPFRSRDGLSTRAVSGTDEIQLRIDPFDLEDEITGLHTQVRRLKHVANEIGTEVKYQKDFLEQVQMGIMKAQVGVKNNMRRLNKAVIKSGSNHILHIVTFGLVLFLIVYLWSKISRK, translated from the exons ATGGCCTCCAATTCACACAGGGCGGCTCCTTTCTACGGCGTCGCTGCCCCTTTCCGGTCAAG AGATGGGCTTAGCACAAGGGCAGTATCGGGGACCGACGAGATCCAATTGCGAATTGATCCCTTCGACTTGGAGGACGAGATCACCGGTCTTCATACCCAAGTTCGAAGGTTGAAACAT GTTGCAAACGAGATAGGCACAGAAGTAAAGTATCAAAAGGATTTTTTGGAACAAGTG CAAATGGGAATAATGAAGGCTCAGGTAGGGGTGAAGAATAATATGAGAAGATTGAACAAGGCCGTCATTAAAAGTGGCTCGAATCACATTCTTCATATCGTTACATTTGGTTTAGTTTTGTTTCTCATAGTATACCTTTGGTCCAAGATTTCCAGAAAATGA
- the LOC110265166 gene encoding uncharacterized protein LOC110265166 isoform X2: protein MCGLDHLIHEAGPLNFWVLHAATKMEEFSSTLMTPITHIGPVRVAIVLRILFCVQVCGQRRSFLLSVYTPGIRWMNWVSVIFRRLEGCLDRMPSFNHEERSVLVDLDGKGTFLVMLPGFAKERRQDPVLCVLVLSFPWHPLQQSHYIRGPKGRKKKMQPNLSSKHACFLQR from the exons ATGTGTGGTCTCGACCATCTCATACATGAGGCTGGTCCTCTGAATTTTTGGGTTCTACACGCTGCGACCAAG ATGGAAGAGTTTTCGTCTACTCTTATGACACCCATAACTCACATTGGACCAGTGAGGGTGGCAATAGTTTTACGCATTCTTTTTTGTGTCCAAGTGTGTGGCCAGCGTCGGTCCTTTCTTCTAAGTGTGTATACTCCAGGTATCAG GTGGATGAATTGGGTGTCTGTTATCTTCCGAAGGCTTGAAGGCTGCTTAGATAGAATGCCATCCTTCAATCATGAGGAAAGGTCTGTGCTTGTTGATCTTGATGGCAAAGGCACGTTTCTCGTTATGTTACCTGGCTTTGCAAAGGAACGAAGACAGGACCCAGTCCTGTGCGTGTTGGT TCTCTCTTTTCCCTGGCATCCCCTGCAACAAAGCCATTACATACGAGGTCCGAAGGGGAGGAAAAAGAAAATGCAACCAAATTTGAGTTCCAAACATGCTTGCTTTCTTCAAAGGTAA
- the LOC110265166 gene encoding uncharacterized protein LOC110265166 isoform X1 → MCGLDHLIHEAGPLNFWVLHAATKMEEFSSTLMTPITHIGPVRVAIVLRILFCVQVCGQRRSFLLSVYTPGIRWMNWVSVIFRRLEGCLDRMPSFNHEERSVLVDLDGKGTFLVMLPGFAKERRQDPVLCVLVLQVIVKKVVSHPSRIPHRSVRSPMECDFLDWKVLSMNMYSINRGFDDWFSVSLFPGIPCNKAITYEVRRGGKRKCNQI, encoded by the exons ATGTGTGGTCTCGACCATCTCATACATGAGGCTGGTCCTCTGAATTTTTGGGTTCTACACGCTGCGACCAAG ATGGAAGAGTTTTCGTCTACTCTTATGACACCCATAACTCACATTGGACCAGTGAGGGTGGCAATAGTTTTACGCATTCTTTTTTGTGTCCAAGTGTGTGGCCAGCGTCGGTCCTTTCTTCTAAGTGTGTATACTCCAGGTATCAG GTGGATGAATTGGGTGTCTGTTATCTTCCGAAGGCTTGAAGGCTGCTTAGATAGAATGCCATCCTTCAATCATGAGGAAAGGTCTGTGCTTGTTGATCTTGATGGCAAAGGCACGTTTCTCGTTATGTTACCTGGCTTTGCAAAGGAACGAAGACAGGACCCAGTCCTGTGCGTGTTGGTTCTTCAAGTCATTGTGAAGAAGGTTGTATCCCATCCCTCCCGGATCCCGCATAGATCTGTGAGGTCCCCAATGGAGTGTGATTTCTTAGATTGGAAGGTCCTTAGCATGAACATGTACAGCATAAATCGTGGCTTCGATGATTGGTTTAGTGTCTCTCTTTTCCCTGGCATCCCCTGCAACAAAGCCATTACATACGAGGTCCGAAGGGGAGGAAAAAGAAAATGCAACCAAATTTGA